The Streptomyces sp. NBC_00224 genome has a window encoding:
- a CDS encoding sugar-binding transcriptional regulator — translation MNSSEEIAVSAMSAGRSALRMGPAELVQAAAMARRFYLEGKSKIQIAEEFGVSRFKVARVLETALERDLVRIEIRVPAELDAERSDALRARYGLRHAVVVESPEAGEDESSPDPENLGEVAADLLGELVSEGDVLGLAWGRSTIHMAAALDRLPPCTVVQLTGVYDAGTAERGSVEAVRRAAQVSGGDAHPIYAPMLLPDAATAAALRNQTGIARAFEYFDKVTVAAVSIGSWEPGISTVHDMLTDEERAHYASLGVAAEMSAHLFDADGRRVGRDLGERCITVEADRLRRIPEVVAIAGGQRKASAIDAVLRSGLVTSLVTDTAAADFLLHETGAQPRPALDRADPDGD, via the coding sequence GTGAACAGCAGTGAGGAGATCGCGGTGTCTGCAATGTCGGCGGGTCGGTCAGCCCTGCGGATGGGACCCGCGGAGCTGGTGCAGGCGGCGGCCATGGCCCGCCGCTTCTATCTGGAGGGCAAGTCCAAGATCCAGATCGCCGAGGAGTTCGGCGTCAGCCGCTTCAAGGTGGCCCGGGTCCTGGAGACCGCCCTTGAGCGCGACCTGGTGCGGATCGAGATCCGCGTCCCGGCGGAGCTGGACGCGGAGCGCTCGGACGCGCTGCGCGCCCGGTACGGGCTGCGGCACGCCGTCGTCGTCGAGTCCCCCGAGGCCGGCGAGGACGAGTCGTCGCCCGACCCCGAGAACCTGGGCGAGGTCGCCGCGGATCTGCTCGGCGAGCTGGTCAGCGAGGGCGACGTCCTCGGCCTGGCCTGGGGCCGGTCCACCATCCACATGGCCGCGGCCCTCGACCGGCTGCCGCCGTGCACGGTCGTGCAGCTCACCGGGGTGTACGACGCGGGCACGGCCGAGCGCGGCTCGGTGGAGGCCGTACGGCGCGCCGCCCAGGTCTCCGGCGGTGACGCCCACCCCATCTACGCGCCGATGCTGCTGCCGGACGCGGCCACCGCGGCCGCGCTGCGCAACCAGACCGGGATCGCGCGGGCCTTCGAGTACTTCGACAAGGTGACGGTCGCGGCCGTCTCCATCGGCTCGTGGGAGCCGGGCATCTCCACGGTGCACGACATGCTCACCGACGAGGAGCGGGCGCACTACGCCTCGCTCGGCGTCGCGGCCGAGATGTCCGCGCACCTCTTCGACGCGGACGGCCGACGGGTCGGCCGGGACCTCGGGGAGCGGTGCATCACCGTCGAGGCGGACCGGCTGCGGCGGATTCCGGAGGTCGTCGCGATCGCCGGGGGGCAGCGGAAGGCTTCCGCGATCGATGCGGTGCTGCGGTCCGGCCTTGTCACCAGTTTGGTGACGGATACCGCCGCGGCGGACTTCCTGCTGCACGAGACCGGTGCGCAGCCTCGGCCCGCGCTGGATCGGGCCGACCCCGACGGGGACTGA
- the rpe gene encoding ribulose-phosphate 3-epimerase, whose amino-acid sequence MAQINPSILSADFARLAEEAKAVEGADWLHVDVMDNHFVPNLTLGLPVVESLRRATETPLDCHLMIEDPDRWAPQYVEAGAGSVTFHAEAAAAPVRLAREIRAKGARASMALRPATPIEPYEDLLPELDMLLIMTVEPGFGGQPFLDVMLPKIRRTRELISKHGLELWLQVDGGVSATTIERCAEAGADVFVAGSAVYGAKDPADAVRTLRSMAERSTASAPWACGH is encoded by the coding sequence ATGGCTCAGATCAACCCCAGCATTCTCTCCGCCGACTTCGCGCGGCTCGCCGAAGAGGCCAAGGCCGTCGAGGGCGCCGACTGGCTGCACGTGGACGTCATGGACAACCACTTCGTGCCGAACCTCACGCTCGGCCTGCCGGTCGTGGAATCCCTGCGCCGGGCGACGGAGACCCCGCTGGACTGCCATCTGATGATCGAGGACCCCGATCGGTGGGCCCCGCAGTACGTCGAGGCGGGGGCCGGATCGGTCACCTTCCACGCGGAGGCCGCCGCCGCGCCGGTGCGGCTCGCGCGGGAGATCCGGGCCAAGGGGGCGCGGGCGTCGATGGCGCTCAGGCCCGCGACGCCCATCGAGCCGTACGAGGACCTGCTGCCCGAGCTGGACATGCTGCTCATCATGACCGTGGAGCCCGGTTTCGGCGGTCAGCCCTTCCTGGACGTGATGCTGCCGAAGATCCGCCGCACCCGGGAGCTGATCTCCAAGCACGGCCTCGAACTGTGGCTCCAGGTGGACGGCGGGGTCTCCGCGACGACCATCGAGCGGTGCGCGGAGGCGGGCGCGGACGTGTTCGTGGCCGGGTCGGCCGTATACGGAGCGAAGGACCCCGCCGACGCGGTGCGTACCCTGCGCTCCATGGCGGAACGGAGCACGGCGAGCGCCCCATGGGCATGCGGCCACTGA
- a CDS encoding MMPL family transporter, with product MSDPRTHPDQSEEHPAATGQGPGPRGVAWLVCGRRTKWLVLVLWLIVVAVAFPLAQKLTDAQDNDATSWLPGSAESTQVFNSAKAFRPEEIPAIVVYARDGGLTLADKQKIGADASAMRGMSADGIQGARVQGPQFDPGATAAQILVPIKMDKNGWNHIADAADRLRDQSGTSDSGLQVHITGPGGTSADFAKAFSGIDSTLLFSALAVVVVMLLITYRSPTLILVPVISVVWALSAAQALIYLLARHAGLTVNGQSAGILTVLVFGAGTDYALLLVSRYREELRRHEDRHEAMALALHRAGPAVLASGATVVLGMLVLMVAEMNSTKGLGPVAAIGVAVALLAMLTLFPALLVIFGRWIFWPAKPVFGSPDPTARGVWAHTGRRIATRPRTVWVTTAVVLAACSLGLLQLKANGLSNADSFTGRPDSIVGAEVQAKHFPAGSGDPLVIITAADKAAEVRRAVAATDGVVPASIGVPPGTAAEHDGEVLIEATMTASPDSAAAHATVERVRDAVHAVPGAHARVGGGTAAVLDMEKATTHDNKLVIPLVLLVVLCVLGILLRALVAPLLLIATVVLSFAAALGISALAFRHLFDYAGESTDFPLFVFVFLVALGIDYNIFLSTRIREEAARQGTRRGVVTGLAATGAVITSAGLVLAGTFAVLGTLPMVAFAEIGFAVALGVLLDTFIVRSILVTSLFLDVGRRVWWPHRLSRDPEEGPAAVPAGAGPPTD from the coding sequence ATGTCCGACCCGCGCACTCACCCTGACCAGAGCGAGGAACACCCCGCGGCGACCGGGCAGGGACCCGGCCCCCGCGGAGTCGCGTGGCTCGTCTGCGGACGGCGCACCAAATGGCTGGTGCTCGTCCTCTGGCTGATCGTGGTCGCGGTCGCCTTCCCGCTCGCCCAGAAGCTCACCGACGCCCAGGACAACGACGCCACCTCGTGGCTGCCCGGCAGCGCCGAGTCCACCCAAGTCTTCAACTCCGCCAAGGCGTTCAGGCCGGAGGAGATCCCGGCGATCGTCGTCTACGCGCGCGACGGCGGCCTCACCCTCGCCGACAAGCAGAAGATCGGCGCCGACGCCAGCGCGATGCGCGGGATGAGCGCGGACGGGATCCAGGGCGCCCGCGTCCAGGGCCCGCAGTTCGACCCCGGCGCCACCGCCGCGCAGATCCTCGTGCCGATCAAGATGGACAAGAACGGCTGGAACCACATCGCGGACGCCGCGGACCGGCTGCGCGACCAGTCGGGCACCAGCGACAGCGGGCTCCAGGTGCACATCACCGGCCCGGGCGGCACCTCGGCCGACTTCGCCAAGGCCTTCTCCGGCATCGACTCCACCCTGCTCTTCTCGGCGCTCGCGGTGGTCGTGGTGATGCTTCTCATCACGTACCGCAGTCCCACGCTGATCCTGGTGCCGGTGATCTCCGTGGTCTGGGCGCTCTCCGCCGCGCAGGCGCTGATCTATCTGCTGGCCCGGCACGCGGGCCTGACCGTCAACGGCCAGAGCGCCGGCATCCTCACCGTGCTGGTCTTCGGCGCGGGCACCGACTACGCGCTGCTGCTCGTCTCCCGCTACCGCGAGGAGCTGCGCCGCCACGAGGACCGCCACGAGGCGATGGCGCTCGCCCTGCACCGGGCCGGGCCCGCGGTCCTCGCCAGCGGCGCCACGGTCGTCCTCGGCATGCTGGTCCTGATGGTGGCCGAGATGAACTCCACCAAGGGCCTCGGCCCGGTCGCGGCCATCGGCGTCGCGGTCGCGCTGCTCGCCATGCTCACGCTGTTCCCGGCGCTCCTGGTGATCTTCGGCCGCTGGATCTTCTGGCCGGCCAAGCCCGTCTTCGGCTCCCCCGACCCGACCGCGCGCGGGGTCTGGGCCCACACCGGCCGCCGTATCGCCACCCGTCCCCGTACGGTCTGGGTGACGACCGCCGTGGTGCTCGCGGCGTGCTCGCTCGGCCTGCTCCAGCTGAAGGCGAACGGCCTGAGCAACGCGGACTCGTTCACCGGCAGACCGGACTCGATCGTGGGCGCGGAGGTGCAGGCGAAGCACTTCCCGGCGGGCAGCGGCGATCCCCTGGTGATCATCACGGCGGCCGACAAGGCGGCGGAGGTGCGCCGGGCCGTCGCGGCCACCGACGGCGTGGTGCCCGCCTCGATCGGGGTGCCACCGGGCACCGCGGCCGAGCACGACGGCGAGGTCCTGATCGAAGCCACGATGACCGCGAGCCCGGACAGCGCCGCCGCGCACGCGACCGTCGAGCGGGTGCGGGACGCGGTCCACGCGGTGCCCGGCGCCCATGCCCGGGTGGGCGGCGGTACGGCCGCGGTCCTGGACATGGAGAAGGCCACCACGCACGACAACAAGCTGGTCATCCCGCTGGTGCTGCTGGTGGTGCTGTGCGTCCTGGGGATCCTGCTGCGGGCACTGGTCGCACCGCTGCTGCTGATCGCGACGGTCGTGCTGTCGTTCGCGGCGGCGCTCGGCATCAGCGCGCTCGCCTTCCGCCATCTCTTCGACTACGCGGGCGAGTCCACCGACTTCCCGCTCTTCGTCTTCGTCTTCCTGGTGGCCCTGGGCATCGACTACAACATCTTCCTGTCCACCCGCATCCGCGAGGAGGCGGCCCGCCAGGGCACCCGCCGGGGTGTCGTGACCGGCCTCGCCGCCACCGGCGCGGTGATCACCTCGGCGGGCCTCGTCCTGGCGGGCACCTTCGCGGTGCTCGGCACCCTGCCGATGGTGGCGTTCGCCGAGATCGGCTTCGCGGTGGCGCTGGGCGTCCTGCTGGACACCTTCATCGTCCGCTCGATCCTGGTGACGTCGCTGTTCCTGGACGTGGGGCGGCGGGTGTGGTGGCCGCACCGGCTGTCGCGCGACCCGGAGGAGGGCCCGGCGGCGGTACCGGCGGGGGCCGGACCACCGACCGACTGA
- a CDS encoding RsmB/NOP family class I SAM-dependent RNA methyltransferase, whose translation MNDQPHSRPRNSDGKGGGKPYRRPKKDPVRILAFEALRAVDERDAYANLVLPPLLRKAREGGNFDGRDAALATELVYGTLRRQGTYDAIIAACIDRPLREVDPPVLDVLALGAHQLLGTRIPSHAAVSASVELARVVLGDGRARFVNAVLRKIAANDLDGWLEKVAPPYDEDAEDHLAIVHSHPRWVVSALWDALGGGRAGIEDLLEADNERPEVTLVARPGRSTTDELTDVLGEDNALPGRWSPYAVRMAEGGEPGALDAVKDGRAGVQDEGSQLVAIALANAPIEGRDERWLDGCAGPGGKAALLAALAAERGAALLASEKQPHRARLVERALAGNPGPYQVIAADGTRPPWREGSFDRVLMDVPCSGLGALRRRPEARWRRRPEDLEGFAPLQRGLLREALSAVRVGGVVGYATCSPHLAETRIVVEDVLKGRGGAPVEAEWIDVRPLMTGVAGLGEGPDVQLWPHLHGTDAMYLALLRRTA comes from the coding sequence GTGAACGATCAGCCGCACAGCCGTCCCCGGAACAGCGACGGCAAGGGCGGTGGCAAGCCGTACCGCCGCCCCAAGAAGGACCCCGTCCGCATCCTCGCCTTCGAGGCGCTGCGCGCCGTCGACGAGCGGGACGCGTACGCCAACCTCGTACTGCCGCCGCTGCTGCGCAAGGCCCGCGAGGGCGGGAACTTCGACGGCCGCGACGCGGCGCTGGCCACCGAGCTCGTCTACGGCACGCTGCGCCGCCAGGGCACCTACGACGCGATCATCGCTGCCTGCATCGACCGGCCGCTGCGCGAGGTGGACCCGCCGGTCCTCGACGTGCTCGCGCTCGGCGCGCACCAGTTGCTCGGCACCCGGATCCCGAGCCACGCCGCGGTCTCGGCCAGTGTCGAGCTCGCCCGCGTGGTGCTCGGCGACGGCCGGGCCAGGTTCGTCAACGCCGTGCTGCGCAAGATCGCGGCGAACGACCTGGACGGCTGGCTGGAGAAGGTCGCGCCCCCGTACGACGAGGACGCCGAGGACCACCTCGCGATCGTGCATTCGCACCCGCGATGGGTCGTCTCGGCGCTCTGGGACGCGCTGGGCGGCGGCCGCGCGGGCATCGAGGACCTCCTGGAGGCCGACAACGAGCGGCCCGAGGTGACCCTGGTCGCCCGCCCCGGCCGGTCCACCACCGACGAGCTGACGGACGTTCTCGGCGAGGACAACGCGCTGCCCGGCCGCTGGTCGCCCTATGCCGTACGGATGGCCGAGGGCGGCGAGCCGGGCGCGCTCGACGCCGTGAAGGACGGCCGGGCCGGAGTGCAGGACGAGGGCAGCCAGCTGGTGGCCATCGCACTCGCGAACGCGCCGATCGAGGGGCGGGACGAGCGCTGGCTGGACGGGTGCGCGGGCCCCGGCGGCAAGGCGGCGCTGCTCGCCGCGCTCGCCGCCGAGCGCGGAGCCGCCCTGCTCGCCTCCGAGAAGCAGCCCCACCGGGCCCGGCTCGTGGAGCGCGCGCTCGCCGGCAACCCCGGCCCGTACCAGGTGATCGCGGCCGACGGCACCCGGCCGCCGTGGCGGGAGGGCTCCTTCGACCGGGTCCTGATGGACGTGCCGTGCTCCGGGCTTGGCGCGCTGCGCCGCCGCCCCGAGGCCCGGTGGCGCCGCCGCCCCGAGGACCTGGAGGGCTTCGCGCCGCTCCAGCGCGGGCTGCTGCGCGAGGCGCTCTCGGCGGTCCGGGTGGGCGGCGTGGTCGGTTACGCGACCTGCTCGCCGCACCTCGCCGAGACGCGGATCGTGGTGGAGGACGTGCTCAAGGGCCGCGGCGGGGCTCCCGTCGAGGCCGAGTGGATCGACGTACGGCCGCTGATGACGGGCGTCGCGGGCCTGGGCGAGGGCCCCGACGTACAGCTGTGGCCGCATCTGCACGGGACGGACGCGATGTATCTGGCGCTGCTGCGGCGCACGGCGTGA
- the fmt gene encoding methionyl-tRNA formyltransferase: MKLVFAGTPEVAVPALDALIASGRHEVAAVVTRPDAPAGRGRRLVASPVAQRAEEAGIEVLKPVKPRDEDFLARLREIAPDCCPVVAYGALLPQVALDIPAHGWVNLHFSLLPAWRGAAPVQHALMAGDEITGASTFLIERGLDSGPLYGTVTEVVRPTDTSGDLLTRLAFAGSGLLAATMDGIEDGSLKAVPQPADGITLAPKITVEDAQIDWSAPALRVDRVVRGCTPAPGAWTVFRGERLKLVQAVPVPDRTDLAPGELSAGKNNVYVGTGSYAVELLWVQPQGKKPMKGADWARGVRIAADEHVG; the protein is encoded by the coding sequence GTGAAGCTCGTCTTCGCAGGCACCCCCGAGGTCGCCGTTCCCGCCCTGGACGCCCTGATCGCCTCCGGCCGCCACGAGGTCGCCGCCGTGGTGACCCGGCCCGACGCGCCCGCCGGACGCGGCCGCCGACTGGTGGCCAGCCCCGTCGCCCAGCGCGCCGAGGAGGCCGGCATCGAGGTGCTGAAGCCGGTGAAGCCGCGCGACGAGGACTTCCTGGCGCGGCTGCGCGAGATCGCCCCCGACTGCTGCCCGGTCGTCGCCTACGGGGCGCTGCTCCCGCAGGTGGCGCTCGACATCCCGGCCCACGGCTGGGTGAACCTGCACTTCTCGCTGCTCCCCGCCTGGCGCGGCGCGGCCCCCGTCCAGCACGCGCTGATGGCGGGCGACGAGATCACCGGTGCCTCCACGTTCCTGATCGAGCGCGGGCTCGACTCCGGTCCGCTGTACGGGACGGTGACCGAGGTCGTCCGCCCCACCGACACCAGCGGCGACCTGCTGACCCGGCTCGCGTTCGCCGGTTCCGGGCTGCTCGCCGCGACCATGGACGGCATCGAGGACGGCTCCCTCAAGGCCGTTCCGCAGCCCGCCGACGGGATCACCCTCGCCCCGAAGATCACCGTTGAGGACGCGCAGATCGACTGGTCCGCCCCGGCGCTCCGGGTCGACCGCGTGGTGCGCGGCTGCACCCCGGCCCCGGGTGCCTGGACCGTCTTCCGCGGCGAGCGGCTCAAGCTCGTCCAGGCGGTGCCGGTCCCGGACCGTACGGACCTGGCGCCGGGCGAGCTGTCCGCCGGGAAGAACAACGTGTACGTCGGCACCGGCTCGTACGCCGTCGAGCTGCTCTGGGTCCAGCCCCAGGGCAAGAAGCCGATGAAGGGCGCGGACTGGGCGCGGGGCGTGCGCATCGCCGCGGACGAGCACGTCGGCTGA
- a CDS encoding primosomal protein N' translates to MSSENEKPGGGAEGGGAEQLALIRETVRKAKVPKAKPRTWRGAALAKGLPVARVVVDKGGVHLDRFFDYAVPEELDADAQPGVRVRVRFGAGARQVRDGRREGGGLIDGFVVERLAESDYSGPLAALASVVSPERVLSPEMLALARAVADRYAGSLADVLQLAVPPRNARAEAKPSPEPPGAPPVPDAGTWVRYGNGGAFLRALAAGGAPRAVWTALPGASWADEIARAVAATLAGGRGALVVVPDGRSAGRVDGALTALLGEGRHALLTAESGPEKRYRQWLAVRRGSVRAVVGTRAAMFAPVERLGLVVVWEDGDSSHSDDHAPFPHVREVLELRATHDKCAFLLGSTSCTVEAAQLVESGWAAPLVADRATVRAAAPLVRTVGDGELARDEAARAARLPSLAWQVVRDGLKSGPVLVQVPRRGYVPRLSCERCRTPARCRHCAGPLEAPDERDLQCGWCGRGEPEWRCAECGGVRLRARVVGARRTAEELGRAFPAVPVRTSGRDHVLDSVPGRPALVVSTPGAEPVAEGGYAAALLLDGWAMLGRPDLRAGEEALRRWIGAASLVRGQDEGGTVVVVAEPTLRPVQALVRWDPVGHALRELSERAELGFPPVSRMAEVLGRPEAVEAFLTSAQLPPDAQVLGPVPMRPSEPGRARRPGDPPVGETWERALLRVPPGSGSALAAALKTAQAVRLARGGGDPVRIRVDPPDIG, encoded by the coding sequence GTGAGCAGCGAGAACGAGAAGCCGGGCGGGGGCGCCGAGGGGGGCGGGGCGGAGCAGCTCGCGCTCATTCGGGAGACCGTGCGCAAGGCCAAGGTGCCCAAGGCCAAACCGCGGACCTGGCGCGGGGCCGCCCTTGCCAAGGGGCTGCCCGTGGCGCGGGTCGTGGTGGACAAGGGCGGCGTCCACCTCGACCGGTTCTTCGACTACGCGGTCCCGGAGGAGCTGGACGCGGACGCGCAGCCGGGGGTGCGGGTGCGGGTGCGGTTCGGGGCCGGGGCGCGCCAGGTGCGGGACGGGCGCCGGGAGGGCGGCGGGCTGATCGACGGGTTCGTGGTCGAGCGCCTCGCCGAGTCCGACTACTCGGGGCCGCTCGCCGCGCTGGCCAGTGTCGTCTCGCCGGAGCGGGTGCTCAGCCCCGAGATGCTGGCCCTGGCCCGGGCGGTCGCCGACCGGTACGCGGGGAGCCTGGCGGACGTGCTGCAGCTCGCGGTGCCGCCGAGGAACGCAAGGGCCGAGGCGAAGCCTTCGCCCGAGCCGCCGGGGGCGCCGCCGGTGCCGGACGCGGGGACCTGGGTGCGGTACGGGAACGGGGGCGCGTTCCTGCGCGCGCTGGCCGCGGGCGGGGCGCCGCGCGCGGTGTGGACCGCGCTGCCCGGCGCGTCCTGGGCCGACGAGATCGCCCGGGCCGTCGCGGCCACGCTCGCGGGCGGGCGCGGCGCGCTGGTCGTGGTGCCCGACGGGCGCAGCGCCGGGCGGGTGGACGGCGCGCTCACGGCGCTGCTCGGAGAGGGGCGGCACGCGCTGCTGACCGCCGAGTCCGGCCCGGAGAAGCGGTACCGGCAGTGGCTCGCGGTGCGGCGGGGCTCGGTGCGGGCCGTGGTCGGGACCCGGGCCGCGATGTTCGCCCCGGTCGAGAGGCTCGGCCTGGTGGTCGTCTGGGAGGACGGCGACTCCAGCCACAGCGACGACCACGCGCCCTTCCCGCACGTCCGCGAGGTCCTTGAACTGCGCGCCACCCACGACAAGTGCGCGTTCCTGCTGGGCAGTACGAGTTGTACGGTCGAGGCCGCGCAGCTCGTCGAGAGCGGCTGGGCGGCGCCGCTGGTGGCCGACCGGGCCACCGTACGGGCGGCCGCGCCGCTGGTGCGCACCGTCGGGGACGGCGAGCTGGCCCGGGACGAGGCGGCGCGCGCCGCCCGACTGCCCAGCCTCGCCTGGCAGGTCGTCCGGGACGGGCTGAAGAGCGGCCCGGTCCTGGTCCAGGTGCCGCGGCGGGGATACGTACCCCGGCTCTCCTGCGAGCGGTGCCGGACGCCCGCGCGCTGCCGGCACTGCGCCGGGCCCCTGGAGGCGCCGGACGAGCGGGATCTGCAGTGCGGGTGGTGCGGGCGGGGCGAGCCGGAGTGGCGCTGCGCGGAGTGCGGCGGCGTACGGCTGAGGGCGCGGGTCGTCGGGGCGCGCCGGACCGCCGAGGAGCTCGGCCGGGCGTTCCCGGCGGTGCCGGTTCGGACCTCCGGGCGCGACCACGTGCTGGACAGCGTGCCCGGGCGGCCCGCGCTGGTCGTCTCCACACCGGGCGCCGAGCCGGTCGCCGAGGGCGGTTACGCGGCGGCGCTGCTCCTCGACGGCTGGGCGATGCTCGGGCGGCCCGATCTGCGCGCCGGGGAGGAGGCGCTGCGGCGCTGGATCGGCGCGGCCTCGCTGGTGCGCGGCCAGGACGAGGGCGGCACGGTGGTGGTGGTCGCCGAGCCGACGCTGCGGCCGGTCCAGGCCCTGGTCCGCTGGGACCCGGTCGGCCACGCGCTGCGCGAGCTGTCCGAGCGGGCCGAGCTGGGCTTCCCGCCGGTCTCCCGGATGGCCGAGGTCCTGGGCCGCCCGGAGGCGGTCGAGGCGTTCCTGACGAGCGCTCAGCTGCCGCCCGACGCACAGGTGCTCGGCCCGGTCCCGATGCGGCCGAGCGAGCCGGGCCGGGCCCGGCGCCCCGGCGACCCTCCGGTGGGGGAGACCTGGGAGCGGGCCCTGCTCCGGGTGCCCCCCGGCAGCGGCTCGGCCCTGGCCGCCGCGCTGAAGACCGCTCAGGCGGTACGGCTGGCGCGCGGGGGCGGCGACCCGGTGCGGATCAGGGTGGACCCGCCGGACATCGGCTGA
- a CDS encoding helix-turn-helix domain-containing protein, with the protein MQEHPQEFGFGQELRRRRLEAQFSLERLGKRVHYSKAQLSKVERGLKRPSPELARLCDAELNAGGSLARLLPPPVSRKPLPTPEGDDEVWLMYLDKDGTSSFQPVKRRSVMTAGAASIFSLHIGDELLAVETGAATLVEASRVLFDQFRRIGQAAGPGSVLPSLIAQAHSLERLAGRVGTHTRRELLVLASRYAEYTGWMAQEAGDDSAALWWTDRAVHLAQGGDDTTLASYALVRRSLICLYGGDTAQAVELSGAALRSGAPPRVRGLAAQHLAQCRAVEGDYDATLRSLDRARELLALAARHSEAPVLGASHVPDVVEMFTGWCLHDLGRPQRAAELLDRETARIPAHALRTRSRYGVRRALAHAAAGEIDHACAITTEVLATVGAVGSATIVADLRRLAKVLGRHPGNAQVRATMPRLSTALTQPVP; encoded by the coding sequence ATGCAGGAGCACCCGCAGGAGTTCGGCTTCGGGCAAGAACTTCGCCGAAGGCGCCTGGAGGCCCAGTTCTCCCTTGAACGACTGGGCAAACGCGTGCATTACAGCAAAGCGCAGCTGAGCAAGGTGGAACGTGGCCTCAAACGCCCCAGCCCCGAGCTGGCGCGGCTGTGCGACGCGGAGCTCAACGCCGGAGGCTCACTGGCCCGGCTGCTTCCACCCCCGGTTTCCCGCAAACCGCTCCCCACTCCCGAGGGCGACGATGAGGTGTGGTTGATGTACCTGGACAAGGACGGCACCAGTTCCTTCCAGCCGGTCAAGCGCCGCAGCGTCATGACCGCCGGGGCCGCTTCGATCTTCTCGCTGCACATCGGCGATGAGCTCCTCGCGGTGGAAACCGGGGCCGCGACCCTGGTGGAGGCCTCCCGGGTGCTGTTCGACCAGTTCCGTCGCATCGGTCAGGCAGCCGGGCCGGGAAGCGTCCTGCCCTCTCTGATAGCCCAGGCACATTCCCTGGAGCGGCTGGCCGGCCGAGTCGGCACCCACACCCGGCGCGAGCTGCTCGTCTTGGCTTCCCGGTATGCCGAATACACGGGGTGGATGGCGCAGGAGGCGGGCGACGACTCCGCCGCGCTGTGGTGGACGGACCGGGCCGTCCACCTGGCGCAGGGCGGTGACGACACCACTTTGGCGTCGTACGCGCTGGTCAGGCGCTCGCTGATATGTCTGTACGGCGGCGACACGGCACAAGCCGTCGAACTGTCCGGCGCTGCACTGCGCAGTGGAGCACCCCCTCGGGTACGCGGCCTCGCCGCACAGCACCTGGCTCAATGCCGCGCGGTCGAGGGCGACTACGACGCGACCCTGCGCAGCCTGGACCGCGCCAGGGAACTGCTCGCCCTCGCGGCCCGCCACTCCGAAGCACCCGTGCTGGGCGCGTCGCACGTCCCGGACGTCGTGGAGATGTTCACCGGATGGTGTCTCCACGACCTCGGTCGGCCGCAGCGAGCAGCCGAGCTGCTCGACCGGGAGACCGCTCGTATCCCCGCGCATGCGTTGCGGACACGCTCGCGCTACGGCGTGCGCCGCGCACTCGCTCATGCGGCAGCGGGAGAGATCGACCACGCCTGCGCGATCACCACCGAGGTACTCGCCACTGTCGGAGCGGTTGGTTCGGCGACCATCGTCGCCGATCTGCGGCGCCTCGCCAAGGTCCTGGGACGGCACCCCGGCAACGCCCAGGTGCGCGCCACCATGCCCCGTCTGAGCACAGCCCTGACTCAACCGGTGCCCTAG
- a CDS encoding TIR domain-containing protein, which produces MHELFLNYRTEGGGKEAAYICDTQLSVRFGSESIFRAQKSIDLGADYNDALINGVRRSRVLLALIGPKWLDAPDRERPGHRALENPKDWVRREIEEAFASGVLVVPVLVGRQQEQIERLRLPKSLAGLAECQYERLVSTRTADTDLARIGDRLVRQVPELAAVDRRRAADRPAKRRSVRPDVRNRGQSGGIGNVNGDVGTFVNESHGPLHTGSGDQINGLPTDQVGW; this is translated from the coding sequence GTGCATGAGCTCTTCCTCAACTACCGCACCGAGGGTGGCGGCAAGGAGGCCGCGTACATCTGCGACACCCAGCTTTCGGTCAGGTTCGGTTCAGAGAGCATCTTCCGTGCCCAGAAATCCATCGACCTGGGTGCCGACTACAACGACGCACTCATCAACGGCGTCCGCCGCAGTCGGGTCCTGCTCGCTCTCATCGGCCCAAAGTGGCTTGATGCTCCGGACCGGGAACGCCCCGGCCACCGGGCACTGGAGAATCCGAAGGACTGGGTGCGGCGTGAGATCGAGGAGGCTTTCGCCTCGGGCGTTCTCGTCGTTCCCGTGCTGGTGGGACGGCAGCAGGAGCAGATCGAGCGGCTGCGGCTGCCCAAGTCGCTGGCGGGACTCGCCGAGTGCCAGTACGAACGGCTCGTCTCCACCCGCACAGCCGACACCGATCTCGCCCGGATCGGCGACCGCCTGGTGCGCCAGGTGCCGGAGCTGGCCGCGGTGGACCGACGCCGCGCTGCCGACCGCCCGGCGAAGCGACGTTCCGTACGCCCGGACGTCCGGAACAGGGGACAGAGCGGCGGCATCGGCAACGTCAACGGCGATGTCGGTACGTTCGTCAACGAGTCGCACGGTCCCCTGCACACGGGCTCGGGAGACCAGATCAACGGCCTGCCGACCGATCAGGTCGGCTGGTGA